A portion of the Leptospirales bacterium genome contains these proteins:
- a CDS encoding Ppx/GppA family phosphatase → MTLSQTLAAIDLGTNSFHLVVVRFRENGKFEVIGDEKASVRLGSGAGDIEEITPEAMERGLSVLDRFVQIARSHGADLRAVATSALREARNREEFLLAARNRCQLSIEVVPGKEEARLIYLGVIQALPLFERKIFLIDIGGGSTEFIVGQHGAPQFLTSHKIGAIRLKDRFFDSEPLRPTAVEACRRYVRVEIGSTLQHIVGIGFEAAVASSGTAETLAIMAALSRNRGQEIDRRGLILSRNELDLVVAALLEQPTHQKRARLPGLDERRADIIVGGAILLQETCHALKIQSLLISPFALREGVIFDTLLRSNRVALNIPDIRRASAVHLTEQMLRHDPAALRSSKHIARLAEQIYLELRRCRLVQTGDQEQDTLLLSSAALLHNVGMLISHSAHHKHSYYIIKNSELLLGFSGAEIEIIAQIARYHRKAAPSRKHAEFALLGARDQQRVRLFSGILRLAVALDRGMSSRVESVDLELEGETLVFGLHAAQESGQKADIQLERWAAEEKIELLAESLSRTIRIA, encoded by the coding sequence ATGACGCTGTCGCAAACCCTGGCGGCCATAGACCTTGGCACCAATTCCTTTCATCTCGTTGTCGTGCGCTTTCGTGAAAATGGGAAATTTGAAGTTATAGGCGACGAAAAAGCGTCTGTTCGACTAGGCAGCGGGGCCGGAGATATTGAAGAGATTACGCCCGAGGCCATGGAACGGGGCTTGAGCGTGCTGGATCGCTTTGTTCAGATTGCTCGCAGTCATGGCGCCGATCTTCGTGCAGTGGCGACATCTGCACTGCGAGAGGCGCGGAACCGCGAAGAATTCCTGCTGGCCGCCCGCAATCGCTGCCAGCTCTCCATCGAAGTAGTTCCAGGGAAGGAGGAAGCGCGTTTAATCTACCTCGGCGTGATTCAAGCACTACCGCTTTTTGAGCGCAAGATATTCCTGATTGATATTGGCGGAGGTTCGACGGAGTTTATTGTCGGTCAGCACGGAGCGCCGCAATTCCTGACCAGCCACAAGATCGGCGCCATTCGGCTGAAGGATCGATTTTTTGATTCAGAGCCTCTGCGCCCGACGGCGGTTGAGGCATGCCGTCGATATGTGCGCGTAGAAATTGGCTCCACGCTGCAGCATATAGTCGGCATCGGTTTTGAAGCGGCTGTCGCTTCTTCTGGAACGGCAGAAACTCTGGCAATCATGGCAGCGCTGAGCCGCAATCGAGGTCAGGAAATTGACAGACGCGGCCTGATACTGTCGCGCAACGAACTTGATCTAGTGGTAGCGGCTTTGCTGGAGCAGCCAACGCATCAAAAACGCGCCCGACTCCCGGGTCTCGACGAACGACGGGCCGATATCATCGTCGGCGGCGCAATCCTGTTGCAGGAGACATGTCACGCTCTCAAGATTCAAAGCCTGTTGATTTCCCCCTTTGCGCTGCGCGAAGGCGTCATTTTTGATACGCTGCTGCGAAGCAATCGCGTTGCTTTGAACATTCCGGATATCCGGCGCGCTTCCGCTGTACATCTGACAGAGCAGATGTTGCGCCACGATCCGGCGGCGTTGCGATCCTCCAAGCACATTGCTCGCCTGGCCGAACAGATCTATCTTGAACTTCGTCGTTGCAGGCTTGTGCAAACCGGGGACCAGGAACAGGATACATTGCTCTTGAGCAGCGCCGCTCTGTTACACAACGTTGGCATGCTGATCTCGCACTCTGCTCATCACAAACACAGTTACTACATTATCAAGAACTCTGAACTTCTGCTGGGTTTTTCTGGCGCGGAAATTGAAATCATTGCCCAGATTGCGCGCTACCACCGCAAGGCGGCGCCGTCGCGCAAACATGCGGAATTCGCCCTGCTTGGCGCTCGCGATCAACAGCGGGTTCGACTGTTTTCCGGTATTCTGCGGCTGGCGGTAGCCCTGGATCGTGGAATGAGCTCGCGAGTGGAGAGCGTCGATCTGGAGCTGGAAGGGGAGACGCTGGTATTTGGGCTGCACGCCGCACAGGAGTCGGGTCAGAAGGCGGACATCCAACTGGAACGGTGGGCGGCGGAAGAAAAAATCGAGCTCCTGGCAGAATCGCTGAGTCGTACAATTCGTATCGCTTGA
- a CDS encoding PilZ domain-containing protein, translated as MALKHKDLPVSVCPLEDNEEGKRIQTLLRGLDSQYIRLYAPGAAELRKGLELSVEFRVDRHEFSLTTTVANATPEGEVTLYKPAVIHRRRLRDARRRPLQMRIYFTLWTETGRHDGEMQDISADGFRMISRKSFRRGALISLDFYIRSARIRVIGQGLVAWCRTMEDNEYLHECGIQFTTISNETRKKLERFVGDGPENAEIPETEA; from the coding sequence ATGGCCTTGAAGCACAAAGACCTCCCGGTCAGTGTATGTCCCCTTGAAGACAATGAGGAGGGCAAACGAATCCAGACTCTGCTACGCGGCCTCGACAGCCAGTACATCCGATTGTATGCACCGGGCGCCGCCGAACTTCGAAAGGGACTCGAGCTTTCTGTCGAATTCAGGGTAGATCGACATGAATTTTCTCTGACCACCACCGTTGCCAACGCCACTCCAGAGGGCGAGGTCACCCTGTACAAACCGGCGGTCATCCACCGCCGACGTTTGCGCGATGCCCGTCGAAGGCCGCTGCAGATGCGCATCTACTTTACGCTGTGGACAGAGACCGGCCGTCATGACGGGGAAATGCAGGACATCAGCGCCGATGGCTTCCGAATGATCAGCCGCAAGAGTTTTCGACGCGGGGCTTTGATTTCTCTGGATTTCTATATCCGCTCGGCTCGCATTCGGGTGATCGGTCAGGGACTGGTCGCCTGGTGCAGAACGATGGAAGACAACGAATATTTGCACGAATGCGGCATACAATTTACAACCATATCCAATGAGACGCGCAAGAAACTGGAGCGTTTTGTTGGCGATGGCCCCGAGAACGCCGAAATTCCGGAAACGGAGGCGTGA
- the queG gene encoding tRNA epoxyqueuosine(34) reductase QueG, which produces MSPGAEQIRSLAQQCGFVEARISDLGIPESDAERLRQFAQSKELGDMQWFARSLPLRINPHLIMPEARSAVVLAALYRSQQHEQALASARYKIARYAGGRDYHRSLRRKAERFVAMVGQYLPPTAERLVWRICVDSAPLAEKVLARQAGLGWQGKHTNLIHPEFGSYFLIVVVLWNLELPPQQPLPDLCRDCRLCVDACPTGALEEYRIEPTRCISYWTIERRSQYDADIASATDSWVFGCDICQEVCPYNRNRRARQLYSEDPDFQLRAEALHWMQFGGPADEKEWEEKTRGSPLRRPGFVRLKENFEAVDRQRKAD; this is translated from the coding sequence GTGAGCCCTGGCGCCGAACAGATTCGTTCGCTGGCCCAGCAGTGCGGTTTTGTTGAGGCGCGAATCTCCGATCTGGGAATTCCGGAGTCTGATGCCGAACGACTGCGGCAGTTTGCACAGTCCAAAGAGCTGGGCGACATGCAGTGGTTTGCCAGGAGCCTGCCGCTACGAATCAATCCGCACTTGATAATGCCAGAGGCGCGTAGCGCCGTCGTGCTTGCTGCGCTCTATCGATCGCAGCAGCATGAGCAAGCCCTTGCCAGCGCGCGCTACAAAATTGCGCGCTATGCAGGCGGTCGCGACTACCACCGATCGCTGCGACGCAAGGCTGAACGATTTGTCGCGATGGTCGGTCAGTATCTGCCGCCAACCGCTGAGAGGCTGGTCTGGAGAATTTGCGTAGACTCGGCCCCGCTGGCGGAGAAGGTGCTGGCCCGCCAGGCCGGTCTGGGCTGGCAGGGCAAGCATACCAATTTGATCCATCCCGAATTTGGCTCCTACTTCCTGATTGTTGTAGTGCTCTGGAATCTGGAGCTGCCTCCCCAGCAACCACTGCCCGATCTCTGCCGCGACTGTCGGCTGTGCGTCGATGCCTGCCCGACGGGGGCCCTTGAGGAATATCGCATCGAACCGACTCGTTGCATCTCCTACTGGACCATTGAGCGACGCAGCCAGTATGATGCGGATATTGCCAGCGCGACAGACTCCTGGGTATTCGGCTGCGACATTTGCCAGGAAGTCTGCCCCTACAATCGCAATCGGCGAGCGCGCCAGCTCTACAGCGAAGATCCAGACTTCCAGTTGCGCGCCGAAGCGCTACACTGGATGCAGTTTGGCGGGCCAGCAGATGAAAAAGAATGGGAAGAAAAAACGCGCGGCAGCCCCCTCCGTCGACCGGGCTTCGTCCGGCTCAAAGAGAATTTCGAAGCAGTTGATCGGCAACGCAAAGCCGATTGA
- a CDS encoding A/G-specific adenine glycosylase → MIGNAKPIDCAALYRWYKSKARQLPFRRRSDAYAIWISETMLQQTRVAAMEMRYVEFLRIFPDLASLAAASEEQVLAAWSGLGYYRRARNLHAAARQIVLHHGGNFPMQEAQALALPGIGPYTAAAILSIAGNQALPVLDGNVSRLLIRLHGCRRSSQATTPRLRALAALAMENRGPIAAGLHNQAMMELGALICRPGQPLCADCPLGDQCLLYQRGGAKLAARYPPPRRMQALDVELQLWLLRQGKEVWLLRDAAARFLADAWHLPGRWREVGTAWTQTSGLGEILKKSEAIERAPVLRFRHAITRHRLAVEVRMVEWNGHRSAPGEVGRWRRLGWEAARKIAVSSMTTRALDYFQRETEAESAGSGNARRRISNFNPHR, encoded by the coding sequence TTGATCGGCAACGCAAAGCCGATTGACTGCGCAGCGCTCTACCGCTGGTACAAGAGTAAAGCGCGCCAGCTGCCTTTTCGCCGCCGCAGCGACGCTTATGCCATCTGGATTTCAGAAACGATGCTGCAGCAAACTCGCGTCGCAGCGATGGAAATGCGCTACGTGGAGTTTCTGCGCATCTTTCCCGATCTGGCCAGCCTGGCCGCAGCCTCCGAAGAGCAGGTTCTGGCCGCCTGGAGCGGGCTTGGCTACTATCGCCGCGCCCGCAATCTGCACGCTGCAGCGCGACAGATCGTCCTGCACCACGGCGGCAATTTTCCAATGCAAGAGGCGCAGGCTCTGGCCTTGCCCGGCATTGGCCCCTACACAGCGGCGGCGATCTTGAGCATTGCTGGAAACCAAGCGCTGCCCGTACTGGACGGAAACGTTTCGCGTTTGCTGATCCGCTTGCACGGCTGCAGGCGATCTTCACAGGCCACTACCCCTCGGCTGCGAGCGCTGGCCGCCCTGGCCATGGAGAATCGCGGCCCTATCGCCGCCGGCCTGCACAACCAGGCCATGATGGAATTGGGCGCATTGATCTGTCGGCCGGGACAACCGCTCTGCGCAGATTGTCCCTTGGGCGACCAGTGTTTGCTGTACCAGCGCGGCGGGGCCAAACTAGCTGCGCGCTATCCGCCCCCCCGCAGAATGCAGGCGCTCGATGTGGAGCTGCAGCTGTGGCTGCTTCGGCAGGGAAAGGAGGTCTGGCTTTTACGCGACGCGGCGGCTCGCTTCCTGGCCGACGCCTGGCATCTTCCCGGTCGCTGGCGCGAGGTCGGGACCGCGTGGACTCAGACTTCAGGCCTGGGGGAAATACTTAAGAAAAGCGAAGCTATTGAACGGGCCCCCGTGCTTCGATTTCGGCATGCGATTACCCGCCATCGGCTGGCGGTGGAGGTGCGAATGGTCGAATGGAATGGCCATCGGTCAGCGCCGGGTGAAGTTGGTCGCTGGCGCCGTCTTGGCTGGGAAGCGGCGCGCAAGATCGCCGTGAGTTCGATGACCACACGGGCATTGGACTATTTTCAGCGCGAAACCGAGGCAGAATCGGCTGGATCCGGCAATGCGAGGCGGCGCATCTCCAATTTCAATCCGCACAGATAG
- the mtnB gene encoding methylthioribulose 1-phosphate dehydratase, translated as MGIKMDAATATGADPRLLIAEMCRGFYRLGWVSGTGGGISLRRKDRIYMAPSGVQKEKIRPEDVFVLDSSGQIIEQAADPALKLSECAPLFLSAYELCEAGAVLHSHSPNVVLATLLAERVDSFLSVLRFARQEMLKGIAGHGYLDIFELPVIDNTPRECELTETLRAAIQRYPRSPAVAVRDHGIYVWGPDEVRAKTQAECIDYLCGLKLEMRRLALPDPADSASVSR; from the coding sequence ATGGGTATCAAGATGGATGCTGCCACTGCGACCGGAGCCGATCCTCGTCTGTTGATTGCCGAGATGTGTCGCGGCTTTTATCGCCTGGGGTGGGTCAGCGGCACTGGCGGCGGAATTTCACTGCGACGCAAGGATCGCATTTATATGGCGCCCAGCGGGGTGCAAAAAGAGAAGATTCGACCCGAAGACGTTTTTGTCCTGGATAGCAGCGGCCAGATCATTGAGCAGGCCGCCGATCCCGCACTGAAACTGAGCGAGTGTGCGCCGCTCTTTCTTTCAGCATACGAGCTCTGTGAGGCCGGGGCGGTCTTGCATTCTCATTCTCCGAACGTAGTCTTGGCCACTTTGCTTGCGGAGCGCGTCGATTCTTTCCTTTCCGTTCTACGTTTTGCACGACAGGAGATGCTCAAGGGCATCGCCGGTCACGGCTACCTTGATATTTTCGAATTGCCGGTCATCGACAATACGCCGCGGGAGTGTGAATTGACGGAGACGCTGCGCGCCGCCATCCAACGGTATCCGCGCAGTCCGGCCGTAGCTGTGCGCGATCACGGCATCTACGTCTGGGGCCCAGACGAAGTCCGCGCCAAAACGCAGGCCGAATGCATCGACTATCTGTGCGGATTGAAATTGGAGATGCGCCGCCTCGCATTGCCGGATCCAGCCGATTCTGCCTCGGTTTCGCGCTGA
- a CDS encoding membrane protein insertion efficiency factor YidD, which translates to MALADKHLPVRYLAALSCALVLGCFSARPADRSEPESVSEASAAVWSKPILALIRQHRERGTLYDGPRCPLYPSCAAYGEQAIERYGLVGFLLTIERLFFREFGNLEGRYRPASRLQSSDLRYQDPLSDALPWTSPPGPSLLTESRAPN; encoded by the coding sequence TTGGCGCTGGCGGACAAGCATCTACCGGTGCGCTACCTTGCCGCCCTATCCTGCGCGCTAGTTCTGGGCTGCTTCAGCGCCCGGCCCGCCGATCGATCTGAGCCCGAGTCAGTTTCCGAAGCGAGCGCTGCAGTGTGGTCAAAGCCAATCCTTGCGTTGATTCGGCAACACAGGGAGCGGGGCACGCTCTACGATGGACCACGATGTCCGCTTTATCCCAGTTGCGCTGCCTACGGAGAGCAGGCCATCGAACGTTACGGTCTGGTTGGTTTTCTGCTTACCATCGAAAGACTTTTCTTTCGCGAATTTGGCAATCTGGAGGGGCGCTATCGTCCAGCATCCAGGCTGCAAAGTTCTGATCTACGCTACCAGGACCCTCTCTCCGACGCACTGCCCTGGACTTCGCCTCCGGGACCATCGCTTTTGACCGAGTCACGCGCTCCGAACTGA
- a CDS encoding DHH family phosphoesterase has translation MRRSQELVEALLALPAYRMLREDALAFGGEQLFIHSPLYLPDIEKAAAWLREAQEGGWPTLIVGDRDVDGVCSTAMIAAFLREHSPEPERVALMVSDDGDDYGLSGAFFDQVMASPARLVVLLDMGTSNGPEIAALASAGKRIIVLDHHQLHDRIADPLHCAFVNPMRLTQPVFEHNNKIATVALAFKLLLACALSHTRDWRRFCYLETPEGCMVYRLGAYLGLAPSLEAARERLDKAAEGEWTSLYGDDLCDPATMEIFQQRPLEAGRRLLAALIQTRPRLRAFAQRHSDLAALGLLTDIAPLVGENRTLVRVGSRVAQRGQANNSGSGAGVFRPGLRALLDRLDLPERDVLFSRDIAWSVGPTLNAAGRMGNTRLALDLLMEEDVAQAARLAQQLIALNEERKRRTGRNQEIADQWLSSHPECIGPGLLFCYHPDLKPGVSGIVAARLSERYDRTAVYVNLDGERAKGSVRSTPGVDAVKLLEYAADLLIQYGGHPEAAGFSLAPDRIAELQKRLLSLPQERYAAPEFAATPGDALVAISVRPGEISEELYRLLSELEPFGPGNPAPMLHLRNVTPAQIKPMKNGLHLRFQVQGMNPRIDAVAWRLGPKIQQLLDASSSIDLVGALELSAFAGRRRLQFRVEEVQSAAALSGSGVLDDGSVL, from the coding sequence ATGCGTCGCTCCCAGGAGCTGGTGGAGGCCCTGCTGGCGCTGCCGGCCTACCGCATGCTTAGAGAGGATGCACTGGCCTTTGGCGGCGAACAGCTTTTCATTCACTCGCCACTCTATCTTCCTGATATTGAAAAGGCGGCCGCCTGGCTGCGCGAGGCCCAGGAGGGCGGCTGGCCAACCCTGATCGTCGGCGACCGAGATGTCGACGGCGTTTGTTCAACGGCGATGATCGCCGCTTTCTTGCGGGAGCACAGCCCCGAGCCGGAACGCGTGGCGCTTATGGTTTCGGACGATGGCGACGACTACGGACTCAGCGGCGCCTTCTTCGATCAGGTCATGGCTTCGCCGGCTCGTCTTGTCGTCTTGCTGGACATGGGCACCTCCAACGGGCCAGAAATTGCAGCCCTTGCCAGCGCTGGAAAGCGCATCATCGTACTCGATCACCATCAGCTCCACGATCGCATTGCCGATCCGTTGCACTGCGCCTTCGTCAATCCAATGCGCCTCACTCAGCCCGTCTTCGAGCACAACAACAAGATCGCGACAGTGGCATTGGCTTTCAAGTTGCTGCTGGCCTGCGCCCTGTCGCACACCCGCGACTGGCGGCGCTTTTGCTATCTGGAGACGCCCGAAGGCTGCATGGTCTATCGTCTGGGCGCCTATCTGGGTCTTGCCCCGTCGCTGGAAGCGGCCAGGGAGCGTCTCGACAAGGCGGCGGAGGGGGAGTGGACCTCGCTCTACGGCGATGACCTTTGCGATCCAGCCACGATGGAGATCTTCCAGCAGCGACCGCTGGAGGCCGGTCGCAGGCTGCTGGCAGCCTTGATTCAGACCCGTCCCAGACTGCGTGCTTTTGCACAGCGACACAGCGATCTTGCGGCGCTTGGACTCCTGACTGACATTGCGCCGCTGGTTGGAGAGAATCGTACGCTGGTTCGCGTCGGGTCCCGCGTTGCACAGCGCGGCCAGGCAAACAATTCTGGCAGCGGCGCTGGCGTTTTCCGTCCGGGATTACGGGCTCTGCTCGATCGCCTCGATCTGCCGGAACGCGACGTCCTTTTCAGTCGCGATATCGCCTGGTCGGTCGGACCGACGCTGAACGCCGCGGGTCGGATGGGAAACACGCGTCTGGCCCTGGATCTCTTGATGGAAGAAGATGTAGCGCAAGCAGCGCGACTGGCGCAACAGTTGATTGCACTAAACGAAGAGCGCAAGCGTAGAACCGGGAGAAACCAGGAGATTGCCGACCAGTGGTTGAGTTCGCATCCGGAATGCATTGGCCCCGGATTGCTTTTCTGCTACCACCCGGATCTTAAGCCAGGCGTTTCAGGAATCGTCGCCGCGCGCCTGTCCGAACGCTATGACCGGACAGCCGTCTACGTTAACCTCGATGGGGAGCGAGCTAAGGGCTCCGTGCGCAGTACGCCTGGCGTAGATGCAGTGAAGCTGCTGGAGTATGCCGCCGATTTGCTGATCCAGTACGGCGGCCATCCGGAGGCGGCGGGATTCTCTCTTGCGCCGGATCGGATTGCTGAGCTTCAGAAGCGCCTGCTTTCACTTCCTCAGGAACGCTACGCCGCTCCCGAATTCGCAGCGACGCCGGGGGACGCCCTCGTTGCAATCAGTGTGCGACCCGGCGAAATCAGCGAAGAACTTTATCGATTGCTGAGCGAGCTGGAACCCTTTGGTCCTGGGAATCCGGCGCCAATGCTCCACCTGAGAAACGTCACACCCGCCCAGATCAAGCCGATGAAGAACGGACTCCACCTTCGCTTTCAAGTTCAGGGGATGAATCCCAGGATCGACGCCGTCGCCTGGCGCCTGGGTCCAAAAATCCAGCAATTGCTGGATGCATCCAGTTCAATCGACTTAGTAGGGGCGCTTGAACTCAGCGCCTTTGCCGGTCGTCGCCGCCTGCAATTCCGCGTCGAAGAAGTGCAATCCGCCGCAGCCCTCTCAGGGAGCGGCGTCCTTGACGATGGATCCGTTCTTTGA
- a CDS encoding cytochrome c, whose translation MSHNDTKGVPNWILFLFFGALLAGVGYAIFMQGFLGQSNAQSLRASQGLDFVQPRSVAPPPPRSPAAIASGEKTYQQVCVACHGANREGGAGPSLSDATWLHYDNEVNLGRLIMRGVPGGQTKQPSGTPMPARGGQSISDVQVWEVVYYLSSKNGSIVKDAAP comes from the coding sequence ATGAGCCACAACGATACGAAGGGCGTTCCAAATTGGATCCTTTTTCTGTTTTTCGGCGCGCTGCTGGCCGGAGTCGGCTACGCAATTTTCATGCAGGGATTTCTGGGACAGAGCAACGCGCAAAGTTTGCGCGCCTCGCAGGGTCTTGATTTCGTGCAGCCGCGTTCCGTGGCGCCGCCGCCGCCGCGCAGTCCTGCCGCAATTGCCAGCGGAGAGAAAACCTACCAGCAGGTGTGCGTGGCTTGCCACGGCGCCAACCGCGAAGGCGGTGCCGGCCCTTCGCTCAGCGATGCAACCTGGCTGCACTATGACAACGAAGTTAATCTCGGCCGCTTGATCATGCGTGGCGTTCCTGGCGGACAGACAAAACAACCAAGCGGCACGCCGATGCCAGCCCGCGGCGGACAGTCGATCAGCGATGTTCAAGTTTGGGAAGTCGTGTACTATTTGAGCTCAAAGAACGGATCCATCGTCAAGGACGCCGCTCCCTGA
- a CDS encoding cbb3-type cytochrome c oxidase subunit II: protein MSALYENILARVAACFQNPQRLAIALLAASLFAITAVVWLPFRRNALPSHGSMANLHPPSQLEIAGQQVYFEEGCQYCHTQALRPIAWEALRMANAESYGYFLAPDMMEYYYESPAMRGSVRIGPDLARLSGRMDESQLRGLLQSKKSDTPRAVFHRFGHLFQTDDGLDPLGLSWRTRMQMNAGSPISDPQQRSAFTQLADQTRGDALVAYLLSLGKRQRESAGKFYATN from the coding sequence ATGAGCGCACTTTACGAAAACATTCTGGCCCGCGTGGCCGCCTGCTTCCAGAATCCACAGCGCCTGGCTATTGCTCTGCTGGCGGCATCGCTGTTCGCCATCACCGCTGTCGTGTGGCTCCCGTTCCGACGTAACGCGCTCCCCAGCCACGGTTCGATGGCAAACCTTCATCCTCCGTCGCAGCTGGAAATTGCCGGCCAGCAGGTGTACTTTGAAGAGGGCTGCCAGTACTGTCACACGCAAGCCTTGCGCCCCATTGCGTGGGAAGCCTTGCGTATGGCCAATGCCGAATCCTATGGCTACTTTCTGGCGCCGGATATGATGGAATACTACTACGAAAGTCCCGCGATGCGTGGAAGCGTTCGGATTGGACCGGATCTGGCGCGCTTATCCGGTCGGATGGATGAATCACAGCTGCGCGGCTTGCTTCAAAGCAAGAAATCCGATACGCCCCGTGCTGTGTTCCACCGTTTTGGCCACCTGTTTCAAACTGACGATGGCCTCGATCCGCTTGGCTTGAGCTGGCGGACGCGTATGCAGATGAATGCTGGTTCGCCAATTTCTGATCCGCAACAGCGCAGCGCGTTCACGCAGCTTGCCGATCAAACGCGCGGCGACGCGCTGGTCGCCTACCTGCTCAGTCTTGGCAAACGACAGCGAGAATCCGCCGGCAAATTCTACGCCACGAATTGA